The Anopheles marshallii chromosome X, idAnoMarsDA_429_01, whole genome shotgun sequence genome includes a window with the following:
- the LOC128707516 gene encoding CKLF-like MARVEL transmembrane domain-containing protein 4 codes for MMAETVVTVETPNRNAGTPAATPAAGQAQAKPESNLNWLKFNTQYFITIPGILKIVQVVFGIICMACASPALIGGTHFFLFAVVTFFIATLLWTFVYLLGIREVLNLPINWILTELINTAIATLLYFIAFIVQLASWSNLYGRGRGSNIAAGVFGLFNFLAYAAGTYFLYVEHRSAGV; via the exons ATGATGGCCGAAACGGTAGTGACGGTGGAGACGCCGAACCGCAACGCTGGTACACCGGCGGCGACACCAGCGGCGGGCCAGGCTCAGGCCAAGCCGGAATCCAATCTCAACTGGCTGAAGTTCAACACACAGTACTTCATCACCATCCCGGGTATATTGAAGATCGTGCAGGTG GTCTTTGGTATCATCTGTATGGCGTGCGCATCGCCAGCATTAATTGGTGGGACACACTTCTTCCTGTTTGCTGTCGTCACCTTCTTCATCGCCACCCTGCTCTGGACGTTCGTGTACCTGCTCGGCATACGCGAGGTTCTGAATCTGCCCATCAACTGGATACTGACG GAGTTGATCAATACGGCGATCGCGACACTGCTGTACTTCATCGCCTTCATCGTCCAGCTGGCCTCCTGGTCGAACCTGTACGGACGTGGCCGCGGCTCGAACATTGCCGCTGGT GTGTTTGGTTTATTCAACTTCCTCGCATACGCAGCCGGCACGTACTTCCTGTACGTTGAGCACCGGTCCGCCGGTGTGTAA